A stretch of the Equus quagga isolate Etosha38 chromosome 9, UCLA_HA_Equagga_1.0, whole genome shotgun sequence genome encodes the following:
- the LOC124244592 gene encoding uncharacterized LOC729966 homolog, translating to MRSPAFALPAGAGMAGFQLPPLLLLALGLLLKPAGDASATTTAVTSSSMTSESGTESTTLKNLSASPSSPLTSETGSSISPSTATSETGSSIPPSTISPSTAASETGSTTPNGPSNSETTPTIQSSPSSTSPGLVPTSPQPETITHPSSGSPSSELILTSHSSTLSPSSPTSGAEPSSMPLAATFSTSVASGPAPGDTGAPKLHRNPGVVVAVCLLVSVLLIGSVVMAVRCSHRGVSEFQKLENVSMGAVSHTSSFTRHPPE from the exons ATGCGGAGCCCCGCCTTCGCCCTCCCGGCCGGCGCAGGAATGGCCGGCTTCcagctgccgccgcttctgctgctgGCTCTGGGGCTGCTGCTGAAACCCGCCGGAGATGCCTCCGCCACCACGACAG CTGTTACAAGTTCTTCGATGACCTCGGAGAGTGGGACAGAGAGCACAACTCTCAAAAATCTCAGtgcttctccctccagccccctgaCTTCAGAGACAGGCTCCAGCATCTCCCCCAGCACAGCAACTTCAGAGACAGGCTCCAGCATCCCCCCCAGCAC CATCTCCCCCAGCACAGCTGCTTCAGAGACAGGCTCCACAACCCCTAATGGTCCTTCAAATTCAGAGACAACCCCCACCATCCAGTCCAGCCCCAGCTCCACAAGTCCAGGGTTGGTACCCACCTCCCCACAACCAGAGACAATTACCCACCCCAGCTCTGGCTCCCCCAGTTCAGAGCTcatcctcacctcccactccagCACCCTGAGCCCCAGTTCCCCCACCTCGGGAGCGGAGCCCTCGTCCATGCCGTTGGCCGCCACTTTCAGCACCTCTGTGGCCTCTGGCCCTG CTCCGGGTGACACTGGGGCCCCCAAGTTGCACAGGAACCCGGGCGTGGTGGTGGCCGTTTGTCTGCTGGTGTCCGTTTTGCTCATCGGGTCTGTGGTGATGGCCGTGAGGTGCAGCCACCGGGGTGTGTCTGAGTTCCAGAAGCTGGAGAACGTGTCCATG GGCGCCGTGAGCCACACGTCATCCTTTACCCGTCACCCACCGGAGTGA
- the IQCN gene encoding LOW QUALITY PROTEIN: IQ domain-containing protein N (The sequence of the model RefSeq protein was modified relative to this genomic sequence to represent the inferred CDS: deleted 1 base in 1 codon) — MTLQGTADLPRNRDNAASNTVTVVTQWAELLPAPARPSLQDKAGTSYPQPQQELPLSRETLLPQLDKDKTAPHRMPRLRAVVESQAFKNVLVDEMDMMLSRAATLIQANWRGYRLRQKLISQMTAAKAIQEAWRRFSTRRLLRSGKMVEKKVNLEEGDIPYHPPQQVRFQPLEEAKSLPAQPVMVSRETQFPSSDSLAACAHQLALLQSQGTPQPDVQAPGVTGGPGITFLPQQTITIRLPCPVSPDAKSQPCLMTRTVRSTCLVHHVEGDMMKTKQVISRANKAGASGPPFGKRAQAAHGPLKTQPQAPAEAEVLRAPAQRGPVPVMTKTPPQPCPAATKTLLQMYPAAMMTKTSPQPCPVPTVTITKTPTQVYPVAPMTKTPPQTYPRGVMTKIPPQPGPATPMTKTPAQMQPTASMTNTSPQTRPVAMMTKTPPQTCPMASMIKPPTQTRPAAMITKTPPQMYPMDTMTKTPLQTCPAVAKTPSQMLSGAAVTKTPPQTRLTAMITKTPAQLRSVAAILKTLCLPPPAAPPPAGVAAAIPNTSSHASLDGAKARAVANTRQAAGMVKVSSHSYLTEGKVKCFPPPALGAVAPKAPARPPLEAEKIKAFPQKQGKTETARNTSAAAEMPRAPSWAKVAEDGSKAHLRMDIRKVQSQVYVPVEMAVALPQAQVATRVSTASCQTYPPAKLTKAQSLAHLDTCLTKVQAQARPANGAVKVQSQVHLPAGLSTAPSQAQMVSETAKCFYAAHQPAELSSKTQSQPLLAGFKASTQPCQHVGTLGILPRAKLEDRLTQLQPHSCAQGKATQGPRQGAFETQSLPVPLLASAGHSTCNVESWGDSVAARAQPSLASPAIPCQEELAASQLASLCAELAALLGSQEDIRALLARALSQGEARAALNQALSSDVLGSTVAKALSPGMLGTALVKVLSWSKLDIALSHTMSWGELQAKLTKATQGKLVDALSKALTEEEHAALSQALCQGELGAILSQPLSQAALRTGAGLPKAATKMMRSGMTVMPSPMEVDRRESPVATCGPILSPGRPQPSKVRVLSAGVWEGFVTGWPTRLLEGMGDGAGIMGSPCSSVVSVGASLTRRVITTIYQHPLAAALDPTLSQEMGPSRDSSLQLYLNLEVSEENVCPHPVVRELASDLNPVANDTGPNLPRSPHLQPPPSVWQPLIANGVGPSTSQPSVASGTALSSHNPHVVSRVASRPWASSGQGRVAPGQFLSTVGNGRANQSHQCATAHGGSACWCQSSGVGRVPPSVYRPSMAKGPQQPSMVPEEDMQRTQSPNHKRASLGTRDVINKVTSSPQRAATVSKVSSTQPRTHKACDVIPLLLPGSVAPARRQAPKTQADASPSQASPGSPLASHLLHMATSGQERNRMQATVSSMHCPQGLLMGPTLRKLVASLPQGSDDDLARSFSQGSTDYSPNMSDSQSSLCTCSLHSMSASSVASLTSVHLVEEESWEASSHKDLLLDGSLSGEAMERPLELEDVEETEIVGHRHMIPNLHQQSPAASEPTPTLYHSSVSSHMTLGVHWGSDGQDDRDMSLGQSSMGPKESLSQKPDRTGLTRSLSSGNVVPTIYQQPSVARRLTPSLLQPSVASKVAPTPGQPSLASGVTLSLSNSSKANGVAPTLGRTSITSRAAPSLGQPSRTSGVAPTLGRTSMISGVAPRLAQPSVTSGVAPSLGRTSMTSGVVPRLAQPSMTSSMAPSLGRTSMTSGVAPSQPQPSVTSGLAPRLAQPSVTSEPSVTSGVAPRLAQLSMTCGAAPSLAQPLMTSGVAPSLAQPSVTSGVAPRLGQPSVTTLLAFRRPQPPVISGKGGALSQPSWAPGVSSNALSSRVNAVAPSPCHSSFVSEVTSSAPYPCVTSSMGQALSQPFVAPGLGPCQDPLTARGEAPHLWAPEFCEVSLGFCQPLSVGGRCPTVTEHPSAAPSAPVLHQACMARGEDSDSGQASSVCQGIVFRDMAACIPQGAVAAGMFPRMAPGTLAAGMFLSVSQGPMCPGMTGSMCQRRVMTGMSPDQSQVVSGTAPMAAPAAVADAPLGHEQASEVGPGCSLASLLCGLAMSPSKSLASRGPGTSQGHVDLPTSLDHQCPPVPTVAASGYQQVYDFSWEPGMGIASGLAPCSVASRMTTAVTLGTVVSGVAPSLLPGYTVNGVVQPLPPGAMVSGMIRTLPLGSVASGVSPSLSVAPEAGGKRRDLPGGPSASLTALSLPQGSEASAPPGSVASSAVPASMVGGLNQGLALGPMASAACLPSAAGSMAPSLLQGSMLVETTPQLYQEALAGEGSTVPFQASHATSLAQVHPQASEAGGPARGVHQVPTVLQRASQLHQALGVAPSETTDGQAMMKPQDLYEAVSQVSMSSEQSVVLEDTPWMGDSPLATEIDHSREFLVEDGTLPNGQRPLLEEVVPSQAKSMTSGMAPVPPQPSSFAKHSIGGSVTPILQQPISWGAPSSHFVAASRVPSVQMGSVKGTGAPLAHQQSSVAHIIPQSHSYGIQASPTVSGSPKPACGSTVASSLHLGTVAGMGTPSTSRSGAFSVASAVPPYPSMASRAASGGLQMEAVPSAPRKPVSGDVAQNSHHGFLSSRKSYRSVHGKLVSEMPDDSLAKIVQEQAFRSAQEGPKYSTGPPLAPPPIIRTGQVAHNAAAPRLHLGRRRVSLGYESSPSGSRRPLCSHESLLGSQDFHSAVAPVDSHRASLTPAVLQGPTEAGVAGGQAWNSAVPSVAAGPMNSAAAPGGVWEPARATVPWDAVGSQVVADPRQSGELVVSVQDMEKIISQAVVTIQACARGYLVRRTIRVWHQWAIVIQAAWRGYRVRQELARLSRAAIVIQATWRGFCTRRGRAQQTLQPGTWAEMGGGTRTTSDHRCFQSCQPHVCALCQSLSPGLGSPPSVVMLVGSSPRTCHMCGQSLPTRVVHGTGQGSWSQAGTPWDCASQPVTPSLQQSHLQNKAATTIQSSWRGFLVRRRLRQQQGAAKMLQATWRGHSARSSLTTDALLGPAAWDNPQHTQWPGV; from the exons ATGACCCTCCAAG GCACTGCTGACCTGCCTAGGAACCGAGACAATGCAGCAAGCAACACAGTTACAGTTGTCACCCAATGGGCAGAGCTGTTACCAGCTCCAGCTCGT CCCAGTCTCCAAGACAAAGCAGGGACATCATATCCACAGCCCCAGCAGGAGCTGCCTTTGTCCAGGGAGACTCTTCTGCCACAGCTGGACAAGGACAAGACGGCGCCTCACCGTATGCCACGCCTCCGGGCTGTGGTTGAGAGCCAGGCCTTCAAGAATGTCCTGGTGGATGAGATGGACATGATGCTGTCCCGCGCAGCCACCCTCATCCAAGCCAACTGGAGAGGCTACCGGCTCCGGCAGAAGCTGATCTCCCAGATGACGGCAGCGAAGGCCATCCAGGAGGCCTGGCGACGCTTCAGCACCAGGCGCCTACTCCGGTCCGGCAAGATGGTGGAGAAAAAAGTTAACCTGGAGGAAGGGGACATCCCTTACCACCCCCCACAGCAGGTGCGCTTCCAGCCCCTGGAGGAGGCCAAGTCCCTCCCGGCCCAGCCCGTTATGGTGAGCAGGGAGACTCAGTTCCCTTCCTCCGACAGCCTGGCTGCCTGCGCCCACCAGCTGGCCCTGCTGCAGTCCCAGGGCACTCCACAGCCTGACGTGCAGGCTCCTGGTGTTACGGGTGGCCCAGGGATCACCTTCCTGCCACAGCAAACCATCACCATCAGGCTTCCATGTCCAGTGAGTCCAGATGCAAAGAGCCAGCCATGCTTGATGACAAGAACCGTCAGAAGCACCTGCCTCGTCCACCACGTAGAAGGGGACATGATGAAGACCAAGCAAGTAATTTCCAGAGCTAATAAGGCAGGAGCCTCGGGGCCACCGTTCGGAAAGCGTGCCCAGGCAGCTCATGGGCCTCTCAAGACCCAGCCTCAGGCCCCCGCAGAAGCAGAGGTCCTCAGAGCCCCAGCGCAGAGAGGCCCAGTGCCTGTGATGACCAAGACCCCACCCCAGCCGTGTCCAGCAGCTACG AAGACCCTACTGCAGATGTACCCAGCAGCCATGATGACCAAGACCTCACCCCAGCCATGCCCAGTACCCACGGTAACAATAACCAAGACCCCAACTCAGGTGTATCCAGTGGCCCCAATGACCAAGACCCCACCCCAGACATATCCACGAGGCGTGATGACCAAGATCCCACCCCAGCCTGGTCCGGCTACTCCGATGACCAAGACTCCAGCCCAGATGCAACCAACAGCCTCAATGACCAACACTTCACCCCAGACACGACCGGTCGCTATGATGACCAAGACCCCGCCCCAGACGTGCCCCATGGCCTCAATGATCAAGCCCCCAACCCAGACACGACCAGCAGCCATGATAACCAAGACCCCGCCCCAGATGTACCCCATGGACACAATGACCAAGACCCCACTGCAGACGTGTCCAGCGGTGGCCAAGACTCCATCTCAGATGCTCTCGGGAGCCGCAGTGACCAAGACACCTCCCCAGACGCGCCTGACAGCCATGATAACCAAGACCCCAGCCCAGTTACGCTCGGTGGCCGCCATCCTCAAGACCTTGTGTCTGCCCCCTCCGGCAGCTCCGCCTCCAGCAGGAGTGGCAGCTGCCATTCCCAACACCTCATCCCACGCATCTCTGGATGGAGCAAAGGCCAGGGCTGTGGCAAACACACGGCAGGCGGCGGGCATGGTCAAGGTCTCGTCCCACTCGTACTTGACTGAGGGAAAGGTGAAATGCTtccccccacctgccctgggGGCTGTGGCTCCCAAGGCTCCAGCCAGGCCTCCTCTGGAAGCCGAGAAGATTAAGGCCTTCCCCCAGAAACAGGGGAAAACGGAAACAGCACGTAACACAAGTGCGGCCGCGGAAATGCCCAGGGCTCCCTCCTGGGCCAAGGTGGCCGAGGATGGGAGCAAGGCACACCTGAGGATGGACATCAGGAAGGTCCAGTCCCAGGTGTATGTGCCTGTAGAAATGGCCGTGGCCCTGCCGCAGGCACAGGTGGCCACACGTGTGAGCACAGCCTCGTGCCAGACGTACCCGCCTGCCAAGCTGACCAAGGCCCAGTCTCTGGCGCACCTGGACACCTGTCTGACCAAGGTGCAGGCCCAGGCGCGTCCGGCCAACGGGGCCGTCAAGGTCCAGTCCCAAGTGCATCTGCCCGCGGGGCTGAGCACGGCCCCGTCGCAGGCCCAGATGGTCTCGGAAACGGCCAAATGCTTCTACGCGGCCCACCAGCCTGCTGAGCTCAGCAGCAAGACGCAATCGCAGCCACTCCTAGCGGGGTTCAAGGCCTccacccagccctgccagcaTGTCGGCACCCTTGGCATTCTGCCCAGAGCCAAGCTAGAGGACAGACtgacccagctccagccccacagcTGCGCCCAGGGCAAGGCCACCCAGGGCCCACGCCAGGGGGCTTTCGAGACCCAGAGCTTGCCAGTGCCTCTGCTGGCATCTGCCGGACACTCCACGTGCAACGTTGAATCCTGGGGTGACAGCGTGGCCGCCCGGGCCCAGCCATCACTGGCCAGCCCGGCCATACCCTGCCAGGAGGAGCTAGCAGCCTCCCAGCTTGCCTCTCTGTGCGCTGAGCTGGCCGCCCTGCTGGGCTCCCAGGAAGACATCCGTGCCCTGCTGGCCCGAGCGCTCTCCCAGGGGGAAGCGAGGGCAGCCCTGAATCAGGCCCTGTCCAGCGATGTCCTGGGCTCCACGGTGGCCAAGGCCCTGTCCCCAGGCATGCTGGGCACGGCGCTGGTGAAGGTGCTGTCCTGGAGCAAGCTGGACATCGCCCTGTCCCACACCATGTCCTGGGGTGAACTGCAGGCAAAACTCACTAAGGCCACGCAGGGCAAACTGGTGGATGCGCTCAGCAAGGCCCTGACGGAGGAGGAGCATGCCgccctgagccaggccctgtgccagggcGAGCTGGGTGCCATCCTGAGCCAGCCTTTGTCTCAGGCGGCCCTGAGGACTGGAGCCGGCCTCCCCAAGGCGGCCACAAAAATGATGAGAAGCGGGATGACTGTGATGCCCTCCCCGATGGAGGTGGACCGGAGGGAGAGCCCAGTGGCCACATGCGGGCCCATCCTCAGCCCTGGGAGACCACAGCCCAGCAAGGTCAGGGTTCTCTCGGCCGGGGTCTGGGAGGGCTTTGTCACAGGCTGGCCCACCAGGCTCTTggaggggatgggggatggggccGGGATCATGGGGTCACCCTGCTCATCGGTGGTCTCTGTGGGAGCCTCCCTCACCAGGAGGGTGATCACCACCATTTATCAGCATCCCCTGGCCGCTGCCCTGGACCCCACTCTGTCACAGGAGATGGGGCCCAGCAGGGACTCCTCTTTACAGCTATATCTGAACCTGGAGGTCAGTGAGGAAAATGTGTGCCCTCACCCAGTGGTCCGTGAATTGGCATCAGATCTCAACCCAGTGGCGAATGACACGGGCCCCAATTTGCCTAGGTCACCCCACCTGCAGCCTCCCCCTAGTGTGTGGCAGCCGCTCATTGCCAATGGCGTGGGCCCAAGCACCAGCCAGCCATCAGTGGCCAGTGGCACGGCCCTGAGCTCCCACAATCCACACGTGGTCAGCAGGGTGGCCTCACGCCCGTGGGCGTCGtcggggcagggcagggtggccCCGGGCCAGTTTCTCAGCACTGTGGGTAATGGGAGGGCCAACCAGTCTCACCAGTGTGCCACTGCCCATGGGGGTTCTGCTTGTTGGTGTCAGTCCTCTGGGGTCGGCAGGGTGCCCCCCAGTGTGTATCGACCCTCAATGGCCAAAGGTCCACAACAGCCATCCATGGTCCCTGAGGAGGATATGCAGAGGACTCAGTCCCCAAATCATAAACGGGCCTCCCTGGGCACTAGGGATGTGATCAACAAGGTGACCTCAAGTCCACAGAGGGCTGCCACGGTGAGCAAAGTGTCCTCAACCCAACCACGGACCCACAAGGCCTGTGACGTAATCCCACTTCTCCTGCCTGGTTCCGTGGCTCCTGCTCGCCGCCAGGCACCCAAGACTCAGGCAGATGCCAGTCCATCCCAAGCCTCCCCAGGCAGTCCGTTGGCCTCCCACCTTCTCCATATGGCCACCTCTGGGCAGGAGAGGAATCGAATGCAGGCTACCGTTTCCAGCATGCACTGCCCACAGGGGCTGCTGATGGGCCCCACACTCAGGAAACTGGTGGCCAGTTTGCCACAGGGTTCAGACGATGACTTGGCCAGAAGCTTCTCCCAAGGCTCCACGGACTACAGCCCAAACATGAGTGACTCCCAGAGCTCATTGTGCACCTGCAGCTTGCACAGCATGTCCGCCAGCTCCGTGGCCAGCCTGACCTCTGTCCACCTGGTGGAAGAGGAGTCCTGGGAGGCCAGCTCGCACAAGGACCTCCTTCTAGATGGTTCCCTCTCTGGGGAGGCCATGGAAAGGCCCCTGGAGCTTGAGGATGTGGAAGAGACCGAGATAGTGGGCCATAGGCACATGATCCCAAACCTCCACCAACAGTCCCCCGCAGCCTCAGAGCCGACCCCCACTCTGTACCACAGCTCAGTGTCCAGTCACATGACCTTGGGTGTCCACTGGGGCTCAGATGGTCAAGATGACAGGGATATGTCCTTAGGCCAAAGCTCCATGGGTCCGAAAGAGAGCTTGTCCCAGAAACCCGACAGGACAGGGCTGACAAGAAGTCTGTCTTCAGGTAATGTGGTCCCTACCATTTATCAGCAGCCATCTGTGGCCAGGAGGTTGACTCCAAGCCTATTGCAGCCATCAGTAGCAAGTAAGGTGGCCCCAACCCCAGGCCAGCCTTCTCTGGCCAGTGGGGTCACCCTCAGCCTATCCAATTCATCTAAGGCCAATGGGGTGGCCCCCACCCTAGGCCGGACATCTATAACCAGTAGGGCGGCCCCCAGCCTAGGCCAGCCATCTCGAACTAGTGGAGTGGCCCCCACACTAGGCCGGACATCTATGATCAGTGGGGTGGCCCCCAGACTAGCCCAGCCATCAGTGACCAGTGGGGTGGCCCCCAGCCTAGGCCGGACATCGATGACCAGTGGGGTGGTCCCCAGACTAGCCCAGCCATCGATGACCAGTAGCATGGCCCCCAGCCTAGGCCGGACATCTATGACCAGTGGGGTGGCCCCCAGCCAACCCCAGCCATCAGTGACCAGTGGGTTGGCCCCCAGACTAGCCCAGCCATCAGTGACCAGTGAG CCATCAGTGACCAGTGGGGTGGCCCCCAGACTAGCCCAGCTATCGATGACCTGTGGGGCGGCCCCTAGCCTAGCCCAGCCATTGATGACCAGTGGGGTGGCCCCCAGCCTCGCCCAGCCATCAGTGACCAGTGGGGTGGCCCCCAGACTAGGCCAGCCATCAGTGACCACTTTATTGGCCTTCAGAAGACCCCAGCCCCCTGTGATCAGTGGTAAGGGTGGTGCACTCAGCCAGCCAAGCTGGGCCCCTGGGGTGAGTTCAAATGCACTGTCATCAAGGGTGAACGCAGTGGCCCCTAGTCCGTGTCACTCATCATTTGTGAGTGAAGTCACCTCAAGTGCACCGTATCCGTGTGTGACTAGCAGCATGGGCCAGGCTCTGAGCCAGCCCTTTGTGGCCCCTGGGCTGGGCCCATGTCAAGATCCTCTGACGGCAAGGGGGGAAGCCCCACACCTCTGGGCCCCTGAGTTCTGCGAGGTGTCCCTGGGTTTCTGTCAGCCCCTTAGTGTCGGTGGGAGGTGCCCAACTGTAACTGAGCATCCCTCTGCCGCTCCTTCTGCCCCAGTTCTCCACCAGGCATGCATGGCCCGCGGAGAGGACTCAGATTCGGGCCAGGCAAGCAGTGTGTGTCAGGGCATTGTGTTCAGGGACATGGCTGCATGCATACCCCAGGGCGCTGTGGCTGCTGGCATGTTCCCCAGGATGGCTCCAGGGACCTTGGCTGCTGGCATGTTCCTAAGTGTGTCTCAGGGACCTATGTGTCCTGGCATGACAGGGAGCATGTGCCAGAGAAGGGTGATGACTGGAATGAGCCCAGACCAATCTCAGGTGGTCAGTGGCACGGCTCCCATGGCAGCCCCGGCCGCTGTGGCAGATGCCCCTTTGGGTCATGAACAAGCCTCAGAGGTGGGCCCTGGCTGCTCCCTGGCTTCATTGCTCTGTGGACTGGCTATGAGTCCATCCAAGTCCCTGGCCAGCAGGGGCCCCGGCACGTCTCAGGGCCATGTCGATCTTCCAACATCTTTGGACCACCAGTGTCCTCCTGTGCCCACAGTCGCTGCATCTGGTTACCAACAAGTATATGATTTCAGCTGGGAGCCTGGGATGGGCATAGCCAGTGGGCTGGCGCCATGTTCTGTAGCCAGTAGGATGACCACAGCTGTGACCCTAGGAACGGTGGTCAGTGGTGTGGCCCCCAGCCTTCTACCAGGTTATACGGTCAATGGTGTGGTTCAGCCCCTTCCTCCAGGGGCCATGGTCAGTGGCATGATCAGGACCCTGCCTCTGGGTTCTGTGGCGAGTGGGGTGTCCCCTAGTCTGAGTGTAGCACCTGAGGCTGGTGGGAAGAGGCGAGATCTCCCTGGAGGACCCTCTGCCAGTCTGACTGCTCTCAGCCTGCCCCAAGGCTCTGAGGCAAGTGCCCCTCCGGGTTCTGTGGCCTCTAGTGCAGTCCCAGCATCCATGGTGGGGGGGCTGAAtcagggcctggctctggggccCATGGCTAGTGCAGCTTGTCTGCCCTCCGCGGCTGGAAGCATGGCCCCGAGCCTTCTGCAGGGCTCCATGCTCGTGGAGACCACCCCCCAGCTGTACCAGGAAGCCCTGGCTGGGGAGGGCTCTACAGTCCCCTTCCAGGCATCCCACGCCACTAGCCTGGCTCAAGTTCATCCCCAGGCCTCGGAAGCTGGTGGCCCAGCCAGGGGAGTGCACCAGGTGCCCACGGTTCTGCAAAGAGCCTCACAGTTGCACCAGGCTCTTGGGGTGGCACCTTCTGAGACCACAGATGGCCAGGCCATGATGAAGCCACAGGACCTGTACGAGGCTGTGTCCCAGGTGTCCATGTCCAGTGAGCAGTCCGTGGTCCTTGAGGACACCCCATGGATGGGCGATAGTCCCTTGGCAACTGAAATTGACCATAGTCGTGAATTTCTTGTAGAAGACGGGACTCTTCCCAATGGCCAAAGGCCCCTGTTGGAGGAGGTGGTCCCCAGCCAAGCCAAGTCTATGACCAGTGGTATGGCCCCTGTCCCTCCCCAACCCTCAAGTTTTGCCAAGCACTCCATAGGTGGCAGTGTCACCCCAATTCTGCAGCAGCCAATCAGCTGGGGGGCCCCCAGTTCCCACTTTGTGGCTGCTAGCAGGGTCCCTAGTGTGCAGATGGGATCTGTCAAGGGCACCGGGGCCCCCTTGGCTCATCAGCAGTCGTCAGTGGCTCACATTATACCCCAGAGCCACTCCTATGGGATTCAGGCTTCTCCCACAGTCTCAGGGTCACCCAAGCCGGCCTGTGGCAGTACTGTGGCATCTAGTTTGCACCTGGGGACTGTGGCCGGGATGGGGACCCCAAGCACTTCCAGGTCAGGTGCCTTCAGCGTGGCCTCAGCTGTGCCGCCATACCCATCCATGGCTAGCAGGGCGGCGTCTGGGGGGCTCCAGATGGAAGCTGTCCCCAGTGCACCCCGGAAGCCAGTGTCTGGGGATGTGGCTCAGAACAGTCACCACGGCTTCCTTAGCTCGAGAAAATCCTACAGGTCTGTGCACGGGAAGCTCGTTTCTGAAATGCCAGATGATTCCTTGGCCAAGATTGTGCAGGAGCAGGCCTTCAGGAGTGCCCAGGAAGGTCCTAAGTATTCCACGGGGCCCCCACTGGCCCCACCGCCCATCATCCGCACCGGCCAGGTGGCCCACAACGCAGCCGCTCCTCGGCTGCACCTGGGGCGTCGGAGGGTGTCTCTGGGCTACGAGTCTTCCCCTAGCGGCTCTCGGCGGCCCCTTTGTAGCCATGAGTCACTTCTAGGGTCTCAGGATTTCCATAGCGCTGTGGCCCCTGTAGACAGTCACAGGGCATCCCTGACTCCTGCTGTCCTCCAGGGCCCCACGGAGGCTGGCGTGGCTGGTGGCCAGGCGTGGAACTCTGCTGTCCCCAGTGTAGCAGCTGGGCCCATGAACAGTGCTGCAGCCCCCGGCGGTGTGTGGGAGCCGGCCAGGGCCACCGTGCCATGGGACGCTGTGGGAAGCCAGGTGGTGGCGGATCCCAGACAGTCGGGGGAGCTGGTGGTGTCGGTGCAGGACATGGAGAAGATAATCAGCCAGGCCGTGGTCACGATCCAGGCGTGTGCACGCGGCTACCTGGTGCGCCGTACCATCAGGGTGTGGCACCAGTGGGCCATCGTCATCCAAGCTGCCTGGCGCGGCTACCGTGTGCGGCAGGAGCTGGCCCGGCTCTCCAGAGCAGCCATCGTCATCCAGGCCACGTGGCGGGGCTTCTGCACCCGCCGGGGCCGCGCCCAGCAAACACTGCAGCCGGGCACGTGGGCCGAAATGGGTGGTGGGACCAGGACGACGTCTGACCACCGCTGCTTCCAGTCCTGCCAGCCACACGTCTGTGCCCTTTGCCAGTCGCTGAGTCCTGGACTGGGGAGCCCGCCCAGCGTGGTGATGCTTGTGGGCTCCAGCCCCCGCACCTGTCACATGTGCGGCCAAAGCTTGCCCACGCGGGTGGTGCACGGCACCGGCCAGGGCTCTTGGAGCCAGGCGGGCACGCCCTGGGACTGTGCCTCGCAGCCCGTCACCCCGAGCCTCCAGCAGTCCCACCTCCAGAACAAGGCGGCCACGACCATCCAGTCAAGCTGGAGGGGCTTCCTCGTCCGCCGCAGGCTGAGACAGCAGCAGGGAGCAGCCAAGATGCTTCAAGCCACCTGGCGCGGCCACTCTGCCCGGTCTTCCCTCACCACGGATGCACTCCTGGGGCCAGCGGCCTGGGACAACCCGCAGCACACTCAGTGGCCAGGCGTCTAG